AAGAATTTAGGTTCTGTTTTAAGCGATTTTGTGCAAAATACTTTAGAATGGGCACAGCAGGAGCAGCAACTGGTCCTTGGTAAATTACCCATACCTGAGACAACAGTGGATTTTACCGGGCGTCATACTTTAATAGTGGTTAGAGGACAAAATTATAAGGAAGATCTTCTGGCGATAAAATCTTATATAGAAGAAGTCAGACCCGTTTTAATCGGGGTAGACGGCGGCGCTGACGCTCTACGTGAGTTTGGCTATTGTCCGGATATCATAATAGGTGATATGGACAGCATTAGCGACGATACATTACGATGCGGTGCCGAAATAATTGTCCATGCTTACCCTGATGGTAGAGCGCCTGGATTGGCCCGTGTACAGAAACTGGGGTTGGATGCGAAAACATTTCCGGCGCCCGGGACCAGCGAAGATATTGCTATGTTGCTGGCTTACGAGAAAGGAACGGAACTTATCGTTGCCGTGGGCACCCATTCTAACATGATTGATTTTTTGGAAAAAGGAAGAAAAGGGATGGCCAGTACCTTTTTGGTAAGATTAAAAGTAGGGTCTATTCTTGTTGATGCCCGCGGTGTAAACAAGCTTTACCGGCGCAGCATCAAGTTTAAGCATTTGGCTTTTATAGTGCTGGCGGCGCTGATTCCCTTTGCTGTTGTGGCTGTTATTTCGCCTACGACCAGCCAGTTTATTAGACTGGTATGGATTAAAATGAGATTGGTATTTGGGCTTTAGGAGGATTCCCGATGATTATAGATTTAAAGTATCATATAGCTTCGCTGGTAGCAGTATTTTTAGCCTTAGGCATAGGGATTTTGATAGGGAACAACTTTTCCGCTGTGGGTAACGAAATTATGGTACAGCAGCAGAAACAGATGATTGATAAATTGGAAAGGGATTTTGACCAGATTCGTGACGAGAATAAAAAAGTGCAACATCAGATTTCGGAATTTAAGAATGCCATCAACGTACATAAACAGTTTGAAAAGCAAATTGTGCCCCAGTTAGTTTATGGTAAACTGCAGGGATATAACATTGCCATCATTGAGACCAATAACTACGGTTTTCATGAAGACTGGATGAATACTTTAAAAGCGGCCGGCGCAAATATTACTTCAATCACCACGGTTCTTGGCGGTTTTGACCTTAGTGATTCTAAAATAAGGGAAAAGATTGCCACCAAGTTACTGCTTACTTCCAAGGAGGAGGATGACCTGACGAGGGCTATAGCTCAGGAAATCAACGTAGCTGTCATGACCGGCCAGAACCTGGAAAACCTGCAGTTTTTAGAGGGGCTTGGTTTTCTGAAGAAAGTCGGTAATTATGGCACTCCTGTTAACGCTGTCATAGTAGTTGGTGGCAGCCAGGACGAAAAAACCGTGAAGGTAAAAAACCTGGATATTCCCATAATGAAATATTTCTTGGACCACAATATTCCCGTATATGGAGTGGAACATACAGATGTGGAAATTTCATATATGAAGGAATACCAAAAGCTTAAAGTTGCCACTATTGACAATGTGGATATGGTTCCCGGGCAGGTAGCTCTAATCAGGGCTATATCAGGGTATCCCGGGGACTACGGGGTGAAGACAACAGCCAAGGAGTTATTACCGGCTTTACATTAGGAGTGATTTGATTGAGGAAAAAAGTTAGCGTATTAATTCCGGCTTATAATGAAGCAAAATACATCTTTCAAACAGTAGCGGCAGTTAAGAAAA
The Thermincola ferriacetica DNA segment above includes these coding regions:
- the steA gene encoding putative cytokinetic ring protein SteA, translating into MSVKGIARVDKKTKHLVQRLEPGNIAIINHQDLDEVCAEALAKAKVKMVVNAAQSISGKYPNQGPMVLAEAGILILDNVGEEVMAQVEEGAEVEISGNRIRAANGWVGSGTLLTKDEIARKMEETKKNLGSVLSDFVQNTLEWAQQEQQLVLGKLPIPETTVDFTGRHTLIVVRGQNYKEDLLAIKSYIEEVRPVLIGVDGGADALREFGYCPDIIIGDMDSISDDTLRCGAEIIVHAYPDGRAPGLARVQKLGLDAKTFPAPGTSEDIAMLLAYEKGTELIVAVGTHSNMIDFLEKGRKGMASTFLVRLKVGSILVDARGVNKLYRRSIKFKHLAFIVLAALIPFAVVAVISPTTSQFIRLVWIKMRLVFGL
- a CDS encoding copper transporter, which codes for MIIDLKYHIASLVAVFLALGIGILIGNNFSAVGNEIMVQQQKQMIDKLERDFDQIRDENKKVQHQISEFKNAINVHKQFEKQIVPQLVYGKLQGYNIAIIETNNYGFHEDWMNTLKAAGANITSITTVLGGFDLSDSKIREKIATKLLLTSKEEDDLTRAIAQEINVAVMTGQNLENLQFLEGLGFLKKVGNYGTPVNAVIVVGGSQDEKTVKVKNLDIPIMKYFLDHNIPVYGVEHTDVEISYMKEYQKLKVATIDNVDMVPGQVALIRAISGYPGDYGVKTTAKELLPALH